One part of the Bacteroidia bacterium genome encodes these proteins:
- the cysQ gene encoding 3'(2'),5'-bisphosphate nucleotidase CysQ, with product MHIKDITFLKALTDISRIAGEEILKIYHDESQFDRVDFKADDSPLTLADKAAHNVIEARLTEMSPEIPILSEEGRDIPYEERKSWSRFWLVDPLDGTKEFIKRNGEFTVNIALVEGNEVIMGCVHVPVKNITYFAAKGEGAYVKVGDARAEKIDANSFSMEDSALRLVCSRSHMTAEVEAYVQQFDKPETVSMGSSLKLVLIAEGKADIYPRLGPTMEWDTASAQIIVEEAGGRVIQAESGEVMIYNKENLLNPYFIVFGQVNE from the coding sequence CCGGAGAAGAAATCCTGAAGATTTATCATGATGAAAGTCAATTTGATCGTGTAGACTTCAAGGCAGATGATTCTCCCCTTACCCTGGCCGACAAAGCTGCACATAATGTAATTGAGGCTCGGCTTACAGAAATGAGTCCTGAGATTCCTATTCTTTCAGAGGAAGGCAGAGATATTCCTTATGAAGAGCGTAAGTCATGGTCTCGCTTTTGGCTGGTCGATCCTTTGGACGGTACCAAAGAATTTATCAAGCGAAATGGGGAGTTTACCGTCAATATCGCTTTGGTAGAAGGAAATGAAGTCATCATGGGTTGCGTTCATGTGCCCGTTAAAAATATTACTTACTTCGCGGCCAAAGGAGAGGGCGCCTATGTAAAAGTAGGAGATGCAAGGGCTGAAAAAATCGACGCCAATAGCTTCAGTATGGAAGATTCCGCTTTGCGTTTGGTCTGCTCACGTTCGCATATGACTGCGGAAGTAGAGGCCTATGTCCAGCAGTTCGATAAGCCCGAAACGGTTTCTATGGGGAGTTCTCTGAAACTGGTACTGATTGCAGAAGGGAAAGCAGATATTTATCCTCGCCTGGGACCTACTATGGAATGGGATACTGCATCTGCACAAATCATCGTAGAAGAAGCTGGTGGCAGAGTTATTCAAGCCGAAAGTGGAGAAGTGATGATCTACAACAAAGAAAATTTACTGAATCCTTATTTCATTGTCTTCGGGCAAGTGAATGAATAA